Proteins encoded by one window of Arabidopsis thaliana chromosome 2, partial sequence:
- a CDS encoding P-loop containing nucleoside triphosphate hydrolases superfamily protein (P-loop containing nucleoside triphosphate hydrolases superfamily protein; CONTAINS InterPro DOMAIN/s: Signal recognition particle receptor, beta subunit (InterPro:IPR019009); BEST Arabidopsis thaliana protein match is: signal recognition particle binding (TAIR:AT5G05670.1); Has 1043 Blast hits to 1043 proteins in 279 species: Archae - 2; Bacteria - 132; Metazoa - 396; Fungi - 167; Plants - 178; Viruses - 0; Other Eukaryotes - 168 (source: NCBI BLink).) codes for MDNLEDLKIVAEQWSKQGLEFVQKIPPPQLYTAIGVLLLATIWLLSIRLFRRTKSNTVLLSGLSGSGKTVLFYQLRDGSSHQGAVTSMEPNEGTFVLHNENNTKKGKVKPVHLIDVPGHSRLISKLEEYLPRAAAVVFVVDALEFLPNIRAASEYLYDILTNASVIKNKTPVLLCCNKTDKVTAHTKEFIRKQMEKEIDKLRVSRSAISTADIANDFTLGIEGEVFSFSHCHNKVTVAEASGLTGETDQVQEFIREHVKP; via the exons atggaCAACTTGGAAGATTTGAAGATTGTGGCAGAGCAGTGGTCTAAACAAGGACTTGaatttgttcaaaaaataCCACCACCTCAGCTTTATACTGCCATTGGTGTTCTCTTATTAGCTACCATTTGGCTCTTATCTA TTCGTTTGTTTAGACGTACAAAATCCAATACTGTACTCCTCTCTGGGCTAAGTGGAAGTGGCAAAACAGTTCTCTTCTATCAA CTACGAGATGGATCTTCCCATCAGGGTGCTGTAACGTCAATGGAACCGAACGAAGGCACCTTTGTGCTTCACAATGAAAACAACACTAAG AAAGGAAAAGTAAAGCCTGTTCATCTTATTGATGTTCCTGGACACTCTCGGCTTATATCTAAGCTAGAAGAATACTTGCCTCGAGCCGCCGCTGTTGTGTTTGTAGTAGATGCATTGGAGTTCCTCCCAAATATCCGGGCAGCTTCAGA GTACCTTTACGACATTCTGACCAATGCTAGCGTTATTAAGAATAAGACCCCGGTTCTGCTTTGCTGTAACAAGACAGATAAAGTAACTGCACACACCAAAGAGTTCATCCGCAAGCAGATGGAGAAAGAAAT AGATAAACTTAGGGTTTCGAGGAGCGCAATATCAACAGCTGATATAGCGAATGACTTCACTCTTGGGATTGAAGGAGAAGTGTTTTCCTTTTCGCATTGCCATAACAAAGTCACGGTCGCTGAGGCGTCTGGACTAACAGGAGAAACAGATCAGGTACAAGAGTTCATCAGAGAACACGTAAAGCCATGA
- the CHR8 gene encoding chromatin remodeling 8 — translation MEEDEDQFLLSSLGVTSANPEDLEQKILDEATKKPDNDEGGSVEEKSTQLEGTNLLSSSQNELLNKLRAVKFEIDAVASTVENVDEIAAEKGLKKDDESDLQGLHSGSALQHALATDRLRSLKKRKIQLEKELTGLHGQSASSSADHGNLLRDLVKEKPSLKRKLKEIRKPSRRDGKKVKVVSFREDTDFDAVFDGASAGFVETERDELVRKGILTPFHKLDGFERRLQQPGPSNSRNLPEGDDENEDSSIIDRAVQSMSLAAKARPTTKLLDAEDLPKLEPPTAPFRRLRKLYKTPNSPDNEAKKRKAGKKSKKTRPLPEKKWRKRISREDSSLQGSGDGRRILTTSSCEEEELDDFDDADDNERSSVQLEGGLNIPECIFRKLFDYQRVGVQWLWELHCQRAGGIIGDEMGLGKTIQVLSFLGSLHFSKMYKPSIIICPVTLLRQWRREAQKWYPDFHVEILHDSAQDSGHGKGQGKASESDYDSESSVDSDHEPKSKNTKKWDSLLNRVLNSESGLLITTYEQLRLQGEKLLNIEWGYAVLDEGHRIRNPNSDITLVCKQLQTVHRIIMTGAPIQNKLTELWSLFDFVFPGKLGVLPVFEAEFSVPITVGGYANASPLQVSTAYRCAVVLRDLIMPYLLRRMKADVNAHLTKKTEHVLFCSLTVEQRSTYRAFLASSEVEQIFDGNRNSLYGIDVMRKICNHPDLLEREHSHQNPDYGNPERSGKMKVVAEVLKVWKQQGHRVLLFSQTQQMLDILESFLVANEYSYRRMDGLTPVKQRMALIDEFNNSEDMFVFVLTTKVGGLGTNLTGANRVIIFDPDWNPSNDMQARERAWRIGQKKDVTVYRLITRGTIEEKVYHRQIYKHFLTNKILKNPQQRRFFKARDMKDLFILKDDGDSNASTETSNIFSQLAEEINIVGVQSDKKPESDTQLALHKTAEGSSEQTDVEMTDKTGEAMDEETNILKSLFDAHGIHSAVNHDAIMNANDEEEKMRLEHQASQVAQRAAEALRQSRMLRSRESISVPTWTGRSGCAGAPSSVRRRFGSTVNSRLTQTGDKPSAIKNGISAGLSSGKAPSSAELLNRIRGSREQAIGVGLEQPQSSFPSSSGSSSRVGSLQPEVLIRKICSFVQQKGGSADTTSIVNHFRDIVSFNDKQLFKNLLKEIATLEKDQNRSFWVLKSEYKD, via the exons ATGGAGGAAGACGAGGATCAGTTTTTGTTGAGTAGCTTAGGTGTGACATCGGCCAATCCTGAAGATCTAGAACAGAAGATACTCGATGAG GCGACGAAGAAACCAGACAACGATGAGGGTGGGAGTGTGGAGGAGAAGTCTACACAGCTTGAAGGAACCAATCTGCTTTCATCTAGCCAAAACGAGCTTTTGAATAAATTGAGGGCTGTAAAGTTTGAAATAGATGCTGTTGCATCAACTGTTGAGAACGTCGACGAGATTGCAGCAGAAAAGGGCttaaagaaagatgatgaatcAGATTTACAAGGGTTGCATAGTGGTTCTGCTCTTCAGCATGCCCTTGCCACAGACCGGCTAAGAAGtcttaagaagagaaaaattcAACTTGAAAAGGAACTTACTGGTCTTCATGGTCAGAGTGCGTCTAGTAGTGCTGATCACGGTAATCTACTGCGAGATTTGGTGAAGGAGAAGCCTAGTCTTAAgagaaaattgaaagagaTTCGGAAACCAAGCAGAAGAGATGGGAAGAAGGTGAAAGTAGTCTCCTTTCGTGAGGACACAGATTTTGATGCTGTTTTTGATGGAGCTTCAGCTGGTTTTGTTGAAACG GAAAGAGATGAACTGGTGAGAAAAGGAATTTTAACTCCATTTCACAAGCTCGATGGTTTTGAACGCCGACTTCAACAACCTGGACCGTCAAACTCACGCAACCTACCTGAAGGAGACGACGAAAATGAGGACTCCAGCATTATTGATAGAGCTGTCCAATCTATGTCGCTGGCTGCAAAGGCTCGTCCCACAACCAAGCTACTTGATGCAGAAGACTTGCCAAAGCTTGAACCGCCCACTGCTCCTTTTAGAAGGCTGAGAAAGCTTTACAAGACTCCTAATTCTCCGGATAATGAAGCAAAGAAACGTAAAGCTgggaagaagagcaaaaagaCGCGGCCTTTGCCtgaaaagaaatggagaaagCGAATCTCTCGTGAAGACTCTAGTCTTCAAGGAAGTG GAGATGGAAGGAGAATCTTGACCACTTCCAGTTGCGAGGAAGAAGAGCtagatgattttgatgatgcAGATGACAACGAAAGATCTTCTGTACAGCTTGAAGGTGGATTAAACATTCCTGAATGCATCTTTCGTAAACTTTTTGACTACCAAAGAGTTGGGGTGCAATGGCTTTGGGAACTTCATTGCCAAAGGGCTGGTGGCATTATCGGGGACGAGATGGGTCTTGGTAAAACTATACAGGTCTTATCTTTTCTCGGATCCTTGCATTTCAGTAAGATGTACAAACCGAGTATTATCATATGTCCTGTTACACTCTTGCGTCaatggagaagagaagcaCAGAAATGGTACCCAGATTTTCACGTGGAAATACTCCATGACTCAGCACAAGATTCTGGGCACGGCAAAGGTCAAGGCAAGGCCTCTGAAAGTGATTACGACAGTGAGAGTTCCGTTGATAGTGATCATGAGCCAAAGTCTAAGAACACCAAGAAGTGGGATTCTTTGTTAAACCGGGTTCTAAATTCTGAGTCAGGGCTCCTCATCACCACATATGAGCAATTGAGGTTGCAGGGTGAGAAGCTGCTCAATATTGAGTGGGGTTATGCAGTACTGGACGAAGGCCATCGGATCCGGAACCCAAATTCTGACATTACTTTGGTGTGCAAACAGTTACAGACCGTCCATCGAATTATTATGACTGGGGCACCAATCCAGAATAAACTAACAGAACTCTGGTCCTTgttcgattttgttttcccGGGAAAACTGGGGGTCCTGCCTGTGTTTGAGGCAGAATTTTCTGTTCCCATAACTGTGGGTGGTTATGCCAATGCTTCTCCTTTACAAGTGTCGACTGCCTATAG GTGTGCTGTTGTTCTCCGTGATTTGATTATGCCGTACCTCCTCCGCCGTATGAAGGCCGATGTAAACGCACATCTTACAAAAAAGACTGAACACGTTCTCTTTTGCAGTCTCACTGTGGAGCAGCGATCTACCTACAGGGCATTCCTTGCAAGCTCCGAAGTAGAACAGATTTTTGATGGCAACAGGAATTCGCTTTATGGGATTGATGTGATGCGTAAGATATGCAACCACCCTGATCTACTTGAGAGAGAACATTCTCACCAGAACCCAGATTATGGAAACCCAGAACGCAGTGGGAAGATGAAGGTTGTTGCAGAAGTGCTCAAGGTCTGGAAACAGCAAGGACACCGTGTACTTCTGTTTTCACAGACTCAGCAAATGCTTGACATCCTCGAGAGCTTCTTGGTTGCAAATGAGTATAGTTACCGGAGGATGGATGGTCTTACTCCAGTGAAACAGAGAATGGCTTTAATTGATGAGTTTAATAATTCAGAAGACATGTTTGTTTTCGTTCTGACGACGAAGGTTGGTGGTTTGGGAACAAATTTGACTGGTGCGAACAGGGTCATTATCTTTGACCCGGATTGGAACCCCTCAAATGATATGCAG GCAAGGGAACGTGCATGGCGTATTGGGCAGAAGAAGGATGTTACCGTTTACAGATTGATCACTCGTGGCACAATTGAGGAGAAGGTATATCATAGACagatttataaacattttctCACCAATAAGATCTTGAAGAATCCACAACAGAGAAGATTCTTCAAAGCTCGGGATATGAAAGATCTTTTCATCCTGAAAGATGATGGCGATAGCAACGCCTCCACGGAAACCTCTAACATCTTCAGTCAGCTGGCGGAAGAGATAAACATCGTAGGAGttcaatcagataaaaaaCCTGAATCCGATACACAACTTGCTCTTCACAAAACTGCAGAGGGATCCTCAGAGCAAACAGATGTGGAAATGACTGATAAAACTGGTGAAGCCATGGATGAAGAGACAAATATCTTAAAGAGTCTCTTTGATGCGCATGGAATACAT AGTGCTGTGAATCACGACGCCATAATGAATGCAAACGacgaggaagagaagatgagaCTTGAACACCAAGCATCTCAAGTGGCACAAAGAGCTGCGGAAGCATTGCGCCAATCACGAATGCTGCGTAGCCGCGAAAGCATCTCAGTGCCTACATGGACGGGAAGATCTGGTTGTGCAGGTGCACCATCATCTGTACGGAGGAGATTTGGATCAACTGTCAATTCCCGGTTAACCCAGACTGGAGACAAACCATCAGCGATTAAGAATGGAATCAGTGCGGGTCTATCTTCAGGCAAAGCACCATCTTCCGCAGAGCTTCTCAACAGAATCCGCGGAAGCAGAGAACAAGCCATTGGCGTTGGGCTTGAGCAGCCACAGTCTTCATTCCCTTCTTCTTCGGGTTCAAGCAGCAGAGTAGGTTCGTTGCAGCCCGAGGTCCTGATCCGAAAGATATGCAGCTTTGTACAGCAAAAAGGTGGAAGTGCAGACACGACCAGCATCGTCAACCATTTCAGGGACATAGTTTCTTTTAATGACAAGCAGTTGTTTAAGAATCTCTTGAAAGAGATTGCCACGCTTGAGAAGGATCAAAATAGATCGTTTTGGGTCCTCAAATCAGAGTATAAAGACTAA
- the CHR8 gene encoding chromatin remodeling 8, whose protein sequence is MEEDEDQFLLSSLGVTSANPEDLEQKILDEATKKPDNDEGGSVEEKSTQLEGTNLLSSSQNELLNKLRAVKFEIDAVASTVENVDEIAAEKGLKKDDESDLQGLHSGSALQHALATDRLRSLKKRKIQLEKELTGLHGQSASSSADHGNLLRDLVKEKPSLKRKLKEIRKPSRRDGKKVKVVSFREDTDFDAVFDGASAGFVETERDELVRKGILTPFHKLDGFERRLQQPGPSNSRNLPEGDDENEDSSIIDRAVQSMSLAAKARPTTKLLDAEDLPKLEPPTAPFRRLRKLYKTPNSPDNEAKKRKAGKKSKKTRPLPEKKWRKRISREDSSLQGSDKAVILDLPDVEISHVINAMLLSDKSQQFLPMLSKFFFFPHLSLCKPTSYDVDSCCNVSGDGRRILTTSSCEEEELDDFDDADDNERSSVQLEGGLNIPECIFRKLFDYQRVGVQWLWELHCQRAGGIIGDEMGLGKTIQVLSFLGSLHFSKMYKPSIIICPVTLLRQWRREAQKWYPDFHVEILHDSAQDSGHGKGQGKASESDYDSESSVDSDHEPKSKNTKKWDSLLNRVLNSESGLLITTYEQLRLQGEKLLNIEWGYAVLDEGHRIRNPNSDITLVCKQLQTVHRIIMTGAPIQNKLTELWSLFDFVFPGKLGVLPVFEAEFSVPITVGGYANASPLQVSTAYRCAVVLRDLIMPYLLRRMKADVNAHLTKKTEHVLFCSLTVEQRSTYRAFLASSEVEQIFDGNRNSLYGIDVMRKICNHPDLLEREHSHQNPDYGNPERSGKMKVVAEVLKVWKQQGHRVLLFSQTQQMLDILESFLVANEYSYRRMDGLTPVKQRMALIDEFNNSEDMFVFVLTTKVGGLGTNLTGANRVIIFDPDWNPSNDMQARERAWRIGQKKDVTVYRLITRGTIEEKVYHRQIYKHFLTNKILKNPQQRRFFKARDMKDLFILKDDGDSNASTETSNIFSQLAEEINIVGVQSDKKPESDTQLALHKTAEGSSEQTDVEMTDKTGEAMDEETNILKSLFDAHGIHSAVNHDAIMNANDEEEKMRLEHQASQVAQRAAEALRQSRMLRSRESISVPTWTGRSGCAGAPSSVRRRFGSTVNSRLTQTGDKPSAIKNGISAGLSSGKAPSSAELLNRIRGSREQAIGVGLEQPQSSFPSSSGSSSRVGSLQPEVLIRKICSFVQQKGGSADTTSIVNHFRDIVSFNDKQLFKNLLKEIATLEKDQNRSFWVLKSEYKD, encoded by the exons ATGGAGGAAGACGAGGATCAGTTTTTGTTGAGTAGCTTAGGTGTGACATCGGCCAATCCTGAAGATCTAGAACAGAAGATACTCGATGAG GCGACGAAGAAACCAGACAACGATGAGGGTGGGAGTGTGGAGGAGAAGTCTACACAGCTTGAAGGAACCAATCTGCTTTCATCTAGCCAAAACGAGCTTTTGAATAAATTGAGGGCTGTAAAGTTTGAAATAGATGCTGTTGCATCAACTGTTGAGAACGTCGACGAGATTGCAGCAGAAAAGGGCttaaagaaagatgatgaatcAGATTTACAAGGGTTGCATAGTGGTTCTGCTCTTCAGCATGCCCTTGCCACAGACCGGCTAAGAAGtcttaagaagagaaaaattcAACTTGAAAAGGAACTTACTGGTCTTCATGGTCAGAGTGCGTCTAGTAGTGCTGATCACGGTAATCTACTGCGAGATTTGGTGAAGGAGAAGCCTAGTCTTAAgagaaaattgaaagagaTTCGGAAACCAAGCAGAAGAGATGGGAAGAAGGTGAAAGTAGTCTCCTTTCGTGAGGACACAGATTTTGATGCTGTTTTTGATGGAGCTTCAGCTGGTTTTGTTGAAACG GAAAGAGATGAACTGGTGAGAAAAGGAATTTTAACTCCATTTCACAAGCTCGATGGTTTTGAACGCCGACTTCAACAACCTGGACCGTCAAACTCACGCAACCTACCTGAAGGAGACGACGAAAATGAGGACTCCAGCATTATTGATAGAGCTGTCCAATCTATGTCGCTGGCTGCAAAGGCTCGTCCCACAACCAAGCTACTTGATGCAGAAGACTTGCCAAAGCTTGAACCGCCCACTGCTCCTTTTAGAAGGCTGAGAAAGCTTTACAAGACTCCTAATTCTCCGGATAATGAAGCAAAGAAACGTAAAGCTgggaagaagagcaaaaagaCGCGGCCTTTGCCtgaaaagaaatggagaaagCGAATCTCTCGTGAAGACTCTAGTCTTCAAGGAAGTG ATAAGGCTGTGATATTGGATCTTCCCGATGTTGAGATATCACATGTTATCAATGCAATGCTTTTAAGTGATAAGTCTCAACAGTTTCTACCAATGTTAagcaaattcttttttttccctcacTTGAGTTTATGTAAACCAACAAGTTATGATGTTGATTCTTGTTGCAATGTTTCAGGAGATGGAAGGAGAATCTTGACCACTTCCAGTTGCGAGGAAGAAGAGCtagatgattttgatgatgcAGATGACAACGAAAGATCTTCTGTACAGCTTGAAGGTGGATTAAACATTCCTGAATGCATCTTTCGTAAACTTTTTGACTACCAAAGAGTTGGGGTGCAATGGCTTTGGGAACTTCATTGCCAAAGGGCTGGTGGCATTATCGGGGACGAGATGGGTCTTGGTAAAACTATACAGGTCTTATCTTTTCTCGGATCCTTGCATTTCAGTAAGATGTACAAACCGAGTATTATCATATGTCCTGTTACACTCTTGCGTCaatggagaagagaagcaCAGAAATGGTACCCAGATTTTCACGTGGAAATACTCCATGACTCAGCACAAGATTCTGGGCACGGCAAAGGTCAAGGCAAGGCCTCTGAAAGTGATTACGACAGTGAGAGTTCCGTTGATAGTGATCATGAGCCAAAGTCTAAGAACACCAAGAAGTGGGATTCTTTGTTAAACCGGGTTCTAAATTCTGAGTCAGGGCTCCTCATCACCACATATGAGCAATTGAGGTTGCAGGGTGAGAAGCTGCTCAATATTGAGTGGGGTTATGCAGTACTGGACGAAGGCCATCGGATCCGGAACCCAAATTCTGACATTACTTTGGTGTGCAAACAGTTACAGACCGTCCATCGAATTATTATGACTGGGGCACCAATCCAGAATAAACTAACAGAACTCTGGTCCTTgttcgattttgttttcccGGGAAAACTGGGGGTCCTGCCTGTGTTTGAGGCAGAATTTTCTGTTCCCATAACTGTGGGTGGTTATGCCAATGCTTCTCCTTTACAAGTGTCGACTGCCTATAG GTGTGCTGTTGTTCTCCGTGATTTGATTATGCCGTACCTCCTCCGCCGTATGAAGGCCGATGTAAACGCACATCTTACAAAAAAGACTGAACACGTTCTCTTTTGCAGTCTCACTGTGGAGCAGCGATCTACCTACAGGGCATTCCTTGCAAGCTCCGAAGTAGAACAGATTTTTGATGGCAACAGGAATTCGCTTTATGGGATTGATGTGATGCGTAAGATATGCAACCACCCTGATCTACTTGAGAGAGAACATTCTCACCAGAACCCAGATTATGGAAACCCAGAACGCAGTGGGAAGATGAAGGTTGTTGCAGAAGTGCTCAAGGTCTGGAAACAGCAAGGACACCGTGTACTTCTGTTTTCACAGACTCAGCAAATGCTTGACATCCTCGAGAGCTTCTTGGTTGCAAATGAGTATAGTTACCGGAGGATGGATGGTCTTACTCCAGTGAAACAGAGAATGGCTTTAATTGATGAGTTTAATAATTCAGAAGACATGTTTGTTTTCGTTCTGACGACGAAGGTTGGTGGTTTGGGAACAAATTTGACTGGTGCGAACAGGGTCATTATCTTTGACCCGGATTGGAACCCCTCAAATGATATGCAG GCAAGGGAACGTGCATGGCGTATTGGGCAGAAGAAGGATGTTACCGTTTACAGATTGATCACTCGTGGCACAATTGAGGAGAAGGTATATCATAGACagatttataaacattttctCACCAATAAGATCTTGAAGAATCCACAACAGAGAAGATTCTTCAAAGCTCGGGATATGAAAGATCTTTTCATCCTGAAAGATGATGGCGATAGCAACGCCTCCACGGAAACCTCTAACATCTTCAGTCAGCTGGCGGAAGAGATAAACATCGTAGGAGttcaatcagataaaaaaCCTGAATCCGATACACAACTTGCTCTTCACAAAACTGCAGAGGGATCCTCAGAGCAAACAGATGTGGAAATGACTGATAAAACTGGTGAAGCCATGGATGAAGAGACAAATATCTTAAAGAGTCTCTTTGATGCGCATGGAATACAT AGTGCTGTGAATCACGACGCCATAATGAATGCAAACGacgaggaagagaagatgagaCTTGAACACCAAGCATCTCAAGTGGCACAAAGAGCTGCGGAAGCATTGCGCCAATCACGAATGCTGCGTAGCCGCGAAAGCATCTCAGTGCCTACATGGACGGGAAGATCTGGTTGTGCAGGTGCACCATCATCTGTACGGAGGAGATTTGGATCAACTGTCAATTCCCGGTTAACCCAGACTGGAGACAAACCATCAGCGATTAAGAATGGAATCAGTGCGGGTCTATCTTCAGGCAAAGCACCATCTTCCGCAGAGCTTCTCAACAGAATCCGCGGAAGCAGAGAACAAGCCATTGGCGTTGGGCTTGAGCAGCCACAGTCTTCATTCCCTTCTTCTTCGGGTTCAAGCAGCAGAGTAGGTTCGTTGCAGCCCGAGGTCCTGATCCGAAAGATATGCAGCTTTGTACAGCAAAAAGGTGGAAGTGCAGACACGACCAGCATCGTCAACCATTTCAGGGACATAGTTTCTTTTAATGACAAGCAGTTGTTTAAGAATCTCTTGAAAGAGATTGCCACGCTTGAGAAGGATCAAAATAGATCGTTTTGGGTCCTCAAATCAGAGTATAAAGACTAA
- a CDS encoding P-loop containing nucleoside triphosphate hydrolases superfamily protein has translation MFSRCKKNQKMDNLEDLKIVAEQWSKQGLEFVQKIPPPQLYTAIGVLLLATIWLLSIRLFRRTKSNTVLLSGLSGSGKTVLFYQLRDGSSHQGAVTSMEPNEGTFVLHNENNTKKGKVKPVHLIDVPGHSRLISKLEEYLPRAAAVVFVVDALEFLPNIRAASEYLYDILTNASVIKNKTPVLLCCNKTDKVTAHTKEFIRKQMEKEIDKLRVSRSAISTADIANDFTLGIEGEVFSFSHCHNKVTVAEASGLTGETDQVQEFIREHVKP, from the exons ATGTTCTCAAGgtgtaaaaaaaatcagaaaatggaCAACTTGGAAGATTTGAAGATTGTGGCAGAGCAGTGGTCTAAACAAGGACTTGaatttgttcaaaaaataCCACCACCTCAGCTTTATACTGCCATTGGTGTTCTCTTATTAGCTACCATTTGGCTCTTATCTA TTCGTTTGTTTAGACGTACAAAATCCAATACTGTACTCCTCTCTGGGCTAAGTGGAAGTGGCAAAACAGTTCTCTTCTATCAA CTACGAGATGGATCTTCCCATCAGGGTGCTGTAACGTCAATGGAACCGAACGAAGGCACCTTTGTGCTTCACAATGAAAACAACACTAAG AAAGGAAAAGTAAAGCCTGTTCATCTTATTGATGTTCCTGGACACTCTCGGCTTATATCTAAGCTAGAAGAATACTTGCCTCGAGCCGCCGCTGTTGTGTTTGTAGTAGATGCATTGGAGTTCCTCCCAAATATCCGGGCAGCTTCAGA GTACCTTTACGACATTCTGACCAATGCTAGCGTTATTAAGAATAAGACCCCGGTTCTGCTTTGCTGTAACAAGACAGATAAAGTAACTGCACACACCAAAGAGTTCATCCGCAAGCAGATGGAGAAAGAAAT AGATAAACTTAGGGTTTCGAGGAGCGCAATATCAACAGCTGATATAGCGAATGACTTCACTCTTGGGATTGAAGGAGAAGTGTTTTCCTTTTCGCATTGCCATAACAAAGTCACGGTCGCTGAGGCGTCTGGACTAACAGGAGAAACAGATCAGGTACAAGAGTTCATCAGAGAACACGTAAAGCCATGA
- a CDS encoding F-box and associated interaction domains-containing protein (F-box and associated interaction domains-containing protein; CONTAINS InterPro DOMAIN/s: F-box domain, cyclin-like (InterPro:IPR001810), F-box domain, Skp2-like (InterPro:IPR022364), F-box associated domain, type 1 (InterPro:IPR006527), F-box associated interaction domain (InterPro:IPR017451); BEST Arabidopsis thaliana protein match is: F-box and associated interaction domains-containing protein (TAIR:AT3G16740.1); Has 35333 Blast hits to 34131 proteins in 2444 species: Archae - 798; Bacteria - 22429; Metazoa - 974; Fungi - 991; Plants - 531; Viruses - 0; Other Eukaryotes - 9610 (source: NCBI BLink).), with protein sequence MQKQSTTMLSDLPKDVAEEVLSKFPVTSLRRVRFTCKKLNTLSKDMSFTRKHIDKEEAKKKQSKEFHVVMMLDFRVSLFSLNLLNPNPIERLGQLVSLDGGAQVDISNIFHCEGFLLCTTKDISRVVVWNPCVGQTIWIKPRNSFNKWDRYALGYDVMKNHKVLRFVDDGEYGRRHLLCEFEIYSFESDSWEVLDVNPDWEIDFVHRGLSIDGNSYWFARDKVVPYGGQDPSYFLLCFDFTTERFRPPLPLPFQPYFGDTVALSSVGDNQIAVLCQRSSSPYTLKIWISSKVEPNAVSWNKLFLKVDMKPLTGNSFSYSGGSFFVDEEKKMAVVLDKNIGGGFDPTRNIAYIIGKEGYFKKVDLGESRHL encoded by the coding sequence ATGCAAAAACAATCAACGACGATGCTCTCGGATCTTCCAAAGGATGTGGCGGAGGAGGTGCTCTCGAAGTTTCCAGTGACATCTCTGAGAAGAGTACGATTCACATGCAAAAAGTTGAACACTTTATCCAAAGATATGTCTTTTACAAGGAAGCACAtcgataaagaagaagcaaagaagaagcagagtaAGGAGTTTCATGTTGTGATGATGCtcgattttagggtttctttatTCAGTCTCAAtctactaaaccctaatcccaTAGAGCGTTTAGGTCAACTTGTTAGCTTAGACGGTGGTGCACAAGTCGACATATCTAACATTTTTCACTGCGAGGGTTTCTTGTTATGCACCACTAAAGACATATCTAGGGTTGTTGTTTGGAACCCTTGTGTTGGGCAAACAATTTGGATCAAACCCAGAAACTCTTTCAACAAATGGGATAGGTATGCTCTGGGCTACGATGTGATGAAGAATCATaaagttttgagatttgtGGATGACGGTGAGTATGGAAGGAGACACTTACTTTGTGAGTTTGAAATCTACAGTTTTGAGTCTGATTCATGGGAGGTTCTTGATGTGAATCCGGATTGGGAGATAGATTTTGTTCACCGTGGTTTGTCTATCGATGGAAACAGTTACTGGTTTGCACGAGACAAGGTTGTTCCATATGGAGGACAAGATCCTTCTTATTTCTTGCTGTGTTTTGATTTCACAACGGAGAGATTTAGACCGCCTCTGCCTCTGCCATTTCAGCCTTACTTTGGTGATACTGTGGCTCTATCTAGCGTTGGGGATAACCAGATTGCGGTCTTGTGTCAGCGGTCTTCTTCGCCGTATACCTTGAAGATATGGATTAGCAGCAAGGTTGAGCCCAATGCAGTGTCGTGGAACAAGTTGTTCTTAAAGGTTGACATGAAACCTCTCACTGGTAATTCCTTCTCTTATTCGGGTGGGAGTTTCTTTGTtgacgaggagaagaagatggctgTGGTTCTTGATAAAAACATAGGTGGTGGATTTGACCCGACTCGCAACATAGCTTACATCATTGGAAAGGAGGGCTACTTCAAGAAAGTTGATCTTGGCGAATCTAGGCACCTCTAG